CGGCGTCGTGCGCATGAGCGAGCCGGTCTCGCATCCGGAGTTCCCGGGCGCGCGCGTCTTCTCGCCGCTGATCGCGGTCGTCGACGCGTCGGATCGCGAGCGGTACGGCCGCGAGGCGTTCGGGCCGATCGCGTTCGTCGTGCGGACGGCCGACACCGACGAGTCGCTGTGGCTCGCGACCGGCGAGGCGCAGCGGCGCGGCGCGATCACCGCGATCGTCTACACGACCAGCGACGAGGTGCTCGAGAAGGCGGAGCGCTGGGCGCG
The window above is part of the Candidatus Eremiobacterota bacterium genome. Proteins encoded here:
- a CDS encoding phenylacetic acid degradation protein PaaN, giving the protein GVVRMSEPVSHPEFPGARVFSPLIAVVDASDRERYGREAFGPIAFVVRTADTDESLWLATGEAQRRGAITAIVYTTSDEVLEKAERWARDGKVNLAVNLTGSLLVNQSAAFSDYHVTGGNPAGNASLTDAAFVANRFRVIETRTPRA